From one Stigmatopora nigra isolate UIUO_SnigA chromosome 8, RoL_Snig_1.1, whole genome shotgun sequence genomic stretch:
- the cluha gene encoding clustered mitochondria protein homolog isoform X2, with protein sequence MVSKTDDTLAPAPSCSPADVAEEAGDGAQDVHESSRTHLKDSCGCDAVMVNGSGAHEHAIDLESKRDGHSEGNGSDESNEQEVIVIQDTGFTVKIQAPATEPFDLQVSPQEMVQEIHQVLIDREDTCHRTCFSLQLDGNVLANFSELKAIEGLQEGSLLKVVEEPYTVREARIHVRHIRDLLKSLDPSDAYNGVDCNSLSFLSIFTDGDLGDSGRRKKKGSDLEQIDCTPPEHILPGSKERPLVPLQPQNKDWKPMQCLKVLTMSGWNPPPGNRKMHGDLMYLYIVTVEERHVSVTASTRGFYLNQSTTYTFNPKPANPSFLSHSLVELLSQISPAFKKNFTALQKKRVQRHPFERIATPFQVYSWTSPQVDHAMDCVRAEDAYTSRLGYEEHIPGQTRDWNEELQTTRELPRKNLPDRLLRERAIFKVHSDFAAAATRGAMAVIDGNVMAINPGDETHMQMFIWNNIFFSPGFDVRDHYRDLGGDAAAHAAPTNDLNGVRAYGAVDVEGLYTLGTVVVDYRGYRVTAQSIIPGILEREQEQSVIYGSIDFGKTVVSHSKYLELLAKTSRPLKVQRYNVLNEKNESVELCSSVECKGIIGNDGRHYILDLLRTFPPDLNFLPVEGEELAPDCQRQGFPRQHRHRLACLRQELIEAFVEHRYLLFMKMAALQLMQQKANKEANKNEKLPAITQTSETETSSDATPATESVSTTKDSKDGQVQKDSNHSATDENESLSKAVTNGPLSATATQNGECKSPLEEPKSREVVLNACKAVGSISNTSFDIRFNPDIFSPGVRFPENSADEIQKQKQLLKDSAAFLVSCQIPSLVKDCLDQSAVPVDGATLTEALHQRGINVRYLGTVLEFLDKTPAKAQLEHFYRIGITELITRCAKHIFKSYLQGVELSALSAAVSHFLNCFLSSFPDAVTHLPADELISRRKSRKRRNKVPGNGDNTAWASLTPNELWKNIATEAQSYYHFTFQCENVDHVVEKYRLQKITLLREISVKTGVQILLREYNFDSRHKPTFTEEDILNIFPVVKHVNPKASDAFHFFQSGQAKVQQGFLKEGCELINEALNLFNNVYGAMHVEICACLRLLARLNYILGDHAEALSNQQKAVLMSERVLGIEHPNTIQEYMHLALYCFANGQLSTALKLLYRARYLLLLVFGEDHPEMALLDSNIGLVLHSVMEYDLSLRFMESALTINSKYHGARSLKVALSHHLVARVYESKAEFRSALQHEKEGYTIYKNQMGETHEKTKESSEYLKCLTQQAVALQRTMNDIYKNGSSASIMPLKFTAPSMANILEQLNIINGIIFIPLSHKDLENLKAEVQRRQQLQEPEKNALLEKSELPKEESPLQLEDKIPVD encoded by the exons acGCAGTCATGGTGAATGGCAGCGGGGCACACGAGCACGCCATTGATTTGGAGTCAAAGAGGGACGGGCACAGTGAAGGAAATGGAAGTGACGAGTCCAACGAGCAGGAGGTGATCGTCATCCAGGACACGGGCTTCACTGTAAAGATCCAGGCGCCCGCTACAGAGCCCTTTGACCTCCAG GTGTCACCTCAGGAGATGGTACAAGAAATCCACCAGGTGTTGATCGACCGAGAGGACACCTGCCACCGCACCTGTTTCTCGCTGCAGCTGGACGGGAATGTTTTGGCAAACTTTTCTGAGCTGAAGGCAATTGAAGGCTTGCAGGAGGGTTCCCTGCTTAAAGTGGTGGAAG AGCCATACACTGTGCGTGAAGCCCGGATCCACGTGCGTCATATCAGGGACCTATTAAAGAGCCTGGATCCGTCAGACGCCTATAATGGGGTGGACTGCAACTCTCTCTCCTTCCTCAGCATTTTTACCGATGGAGACCTTGGAG ACAGtgggaggaggaagaaaaagggTAGTGACTTGGAGCAAATTGACTGTACCCCCCCAGAACACATTCTTCCTGGCAGTAAAGAGCGCCCACTGGTACCCCTTCAGCCACAGAACAAAGACTGGAAG CCTATGCAGTGCCTGAAAGTCCTGACAATGAGTGGTTGGAACCCTCCTCCCGGTAATAGGAAGATGCACGGCGATCTCATGTACCTGTACATCGTGACAGTCGAAGAGCGCCACGTCAGTGTCACTGCCTCAACACGTGGCTTCTACCTCAACCA GTCGACTACCTACACCTTCAATCCTAAACCAGCCAACCCTAGTTTCTTGAGCCATTCTCTGGTGGAACTACTTAGCCAGATCAGTCCTGCCTTTAAAAAGAACTTCACTGCCCTGCAAAAGAAAAG GGTCCAGAGACATCCATTTGAGCGAATAGCCACACCTTTCCAGGTGTACAGCTGGACGTCACCTCAGGTTGACCACGCCATGGATTGTGTTCGAGCTGAGGATGCCTACACCTCCCGCTTGGGTTATGAAGAGCACATACCAGGACAG ACTAGAGACTGGAATGAAGAACTTCAGACAACGAGAGAGCTTCCTCGGAAGAACTTGCCGGACCGCCTCCTGAGGGAGCGAGCTATTTTCAAG GTCCACAGTGACTTTGCAGCAGCAGCCACACGTGGTGCTATGGCAGTCATAGATGGAAATGTCATGGCCATCAACCCTGGTGATGAAACACACATGCAGATGTTCATCTGGAACAACATTTTCTTCAGCCCGGGCTTTGACGTCCGGGATCATTATCGTGACCTGGGTGGGGACGCCGCTGCCCACGCTGCACCTACGAATGACTTGAATGGTGTGAGAGCGTACGGGGCAGTGGATGTGGAAGGACTTTACACGCTTGGCACAGTTGTGGTGGACTACAGAGGCTACCGTGTCACTGCCCAGTCAATAATCCCAGGCATACTGGAACGCGAGCAGGAGCAGAGCGTCATCTATGGCTCCATCGACTTTGGAAAGACAGTTGTGTCTCACAGCAAATACCTGGAGCTTTTGGCGAAGACCAGCAGGCCCCTCAAA GTACAAAGGTACAACGTGCTCAATGAGAAGAACGAATCTGTGGAGCTTTGCTCGTCAGTCGAATGTAAGGGCATCATTGGAAATGATGGCCGTCACTATATTCTGGACCTTCTTCGCACTTTTCCTCCTGACCTCAACTTCCTTCCTGTGGAGGGAGAGGAGTTGGCGCCGGATTGTCAGCGTCAGGGTTTCCCCCGCCAGCATCGCCATCGCCTCGCCTGCCTCCGACAGGAGCTCATTGAGGCCTTTGTAGAACACAG ATATCTTCTCTTCATGAAGATGGCTGCCCTACAACTCATGCAACAGAAAGCCAACAAAGaagcaaacaaaaatgaaaaacttccaGCCATCACTCAAACTTCGGAAACAGAGACCAGTTCTGACGCAACCCCAGCCACTGAGTCGGTTTCGACCACGAAAGACTCGAAAGATGGCCAGGTCCAAAAGGACAGCAACCACAGCGCAACTGACGAGAATGAATCGCTTTCAAAGGCAGTCACCAATGGGCCCTTGAGTGCTACAGCCACACAAAATGGGGAGTGCAAGAGCCCACTGGAGG AACCCAAAAGCCGCGAGGTTGTTCTCAATGCCTGCAAAGCAGTGGGCTCCATCAGCAACACGTCTTTCGACATCCGCTTCAATCCTGACATTTTTTCTCCAG GTGTCCGTTTCCCTGAAAACAGTGCTGATgaaatccaaaaacaaaaacagttacTCAAAGATTCTGCTGCCTTCCTCGTTTCCTGCCAGATACCGTCGCTG GTTAAAGACTGTTTGGACCAAAGCGCTGTGCCTGTGGATGGGGCCACACTGACTGAGGCGTTGCACCAGCGAGGCATCAATGTACGCTACTTGGGCACCGTCCTGGAGTTTCTGGACAAGACCCCTGCTAAAGCCCAGTTGGAACACTTTTAT AGAATAGGAATCACTGAGTTGATCACCAGATGTGCAAAACATATCTTCAAATCATACCTCCAG GGTGTGGAGCTTTCTGCTCTCTCTGCTGCTGTAAGCCATTTCCTCAACTGCTTCCTGAGCTCCTTCCCAGATGCTGTCACTCACCTGCCAGCTGATGAGTTGATTTCGCGCCGCAAAAGTCGCAAGCGGCGCAACAAGGTTCCCGGAAATGGGGACAACACGGCGTGGGCCAGCCTGACGCCCAATGAGTTGTGGAAGAACATTGCCACTGAGGCACAGAGCTACTATCACTTCACCTTCCAATG TGAAAATGTGGACCACGTAGTGGAGAAATACAGGCTTCAGAAAATCACTTTGCTCAGAGAAATATCAGTCAAAACAGGCGTACAA ATTCTACTAAGGGAGTATAACTTTGACAGCCGCCACAAGCCTACCTTTACAGAGGAGGACATTCTAAATATTTTCCCAGTAGTAAAGCATGTAAACCCCAAAGCCTCAGATGCCTTCCACTTCTTCCAGAGTGGCCAGGCCAAGGTGCAGCAAG GATTTTTAAAGGAGGGGTGTGAACTGATCAATGAGGCCCTCAACCTCTTCAACAATGTGTACGGAGCCATGCATGTGGAGATCTGTGCCTGCTTGCGCCTTTTGGCTCGCCTTAATTACATCTTGGGGGACCATGCTGAG GCACTCAGCAACCAGCAAAAGGCTGTTCTGATGAGCGAAAGAGTTCTCGGCATCGAGCACCCCAACACAATTCAAGAATAT ATGCATTTGGCGCTGTACTGCTTTGCCAACGGACAGCTATCAACGGCATTGAAGCTGCTTTACCGGGCTCGATACCTCTTGCTGCTGGTGTTCGGTGAGGATCATCCAGAGATGGCGCTACTAGAT agcaACATTGGGTTGGTACTGCACAGTGTTATGGAGTACGATTTATCTTTGAGATTTATGGAGAGTGCTTTGACTATCAACTCCAAGTACCATGGGGCCCGGTCTCTCAAAGTAGCCCTCAG CCATCATCTTGTCGCAAGAGTTTACGAAAGTAAAGCAGAGTTCCGCTCGGCGTTACAGCATGAAAAGGAAGGCTACACTATTTACAAGAACCAG ATGGGTGAGACTCATGAGAAAACCAAGGAAAGCTCAGAGTACCTCAAGTGCCTCACTCAACAGGCTGTTGCTCTGCAGAGAACAATGAATGATATCTACAAAAATGGCTCCAGCGCAAGCATCATGCCCCTCAAG TTCACTGCTCCTAGTATGGCCAACATCCTGGAACAGCTCAACATCATCAATGGCATTATTTTTATCCCTCTAAG CCACAAAGATCTGGAGAACTTGAAAGCAGAAGTACAACGGCGACAGCAACTACAGGAACCAGAGAAGAATGCGCTTTTGGAGAAGAGTGAGCTTCCCAAAGAAGAAAGTCCGCTGCAACTTGAGGACAAAATTCCTGTTGATTAA
- the cluha gene encoding clustered mitochondria protein homolog isoform X1, protein MVSKTDDTLAPAPSCSPADVAEEAGDGAQDVHESSRTHLKDSCGCDAVMVNGSGAHEHAIDLESKRDGHSEGNGSDESNEQEVIVIQDTGFTVKIQAPATEPFDLQVSPQEMVQEIHQVLIDREDTCHRTCFSLQLDGNVLANFSELKAIEGLQEGSLLKVVEEPYTVREARIHVRHIRDLLKSLDPSDAYNGVDCNSLSFLSIFTDGDLGDSGRRKKKGSDLEQIDCTPPEHILPGSKERPLVPLQPQNKDWKPMQCLKVLTMSGWNPPPGNRKMHGDLMYLYIVTVEERHVSVTASTRGFYLNQSTTYTFNPKPANPSFLSHSLVELLSQISPAFKKNFTALQKKRVQRHPFERIATPFQVYSWTSPQVDHAMDCVRAEDAYTSRLGYEEHIPGQTRDWNEELQTTRELPRKNLPDRLLRERAIFKVHSDFAAAATRGAMAVIDGNVMAINPGDETHMQMFIWNNIFFSPGFDVRDHYRDLGGDAAAHAAPTNDLNGVRAYGAVDVEGLYTLGTVVVDYRGYRVTAQSIIPGILEREQEQSVIYGSIDFGKTVVSHSKYLELLAKTSRPLKVQRYNVLNEKNESVELCSSVECKGIIGNDGRHYILDLLRTFPPDLNFLPVEGEELAPDCQRQGFPRQHRHRLACLRQELIEAFVEHRYLLFMKMAALQLMQQKANKEANKNEKLPAITQTSETETSSDATPATESVSTTKDSKDGQVQKDSNHSATDENESLSKAVTNGPLSATATQNGECKSPLEGKDLEESIPGLAQAKELAETLVAEDGSGIEPKSREVVLNACKAVGSISNTSFDIRFNPDIFSPGVRFPENSADEIQKQKQLLKDSAAFLVSCQIPSLVKDCLDQSAVPVDGATLTEALHQRGINVRYLGTVLEFLDKTPAKAQLEHFYRIGITELITRCAKHIFKSYLQGVELSALSAAVSHFLNCFLSSFPDAVTHLPADELISRRKSRKRRNKVPGNGDNTAWASLTPNELWKNIATEAQSYYHFTFQCENVDHVVEKYRLQKITLLREISVKTGVQILLREYNFDSRHKPTFTEEDILNIFPVVKHVNPKASDAFHFFQSGQAKVQQGFLKEGCELINEALNLFNNVYGAMHVEICACLRLLARLNYILGDHAEALSNQQKAVLMSERVLGIEHPNTIQEYMHLALYCFANGQLSTALKLLYRARYLLLLVFGEDHPEMALLDSNIGLVLHSVMEYDLSLRFMESALTINSKYHGARSLKVALSHHLVARVYESKAEFRSALQHEKEGYTIYKNQMGETHEKTKESSEYLKCLTQQAVALQRTMNDIYKNGSSASIMPLKFTAPSMANILEQLNIINGIIFIPLSHKDLENLKAEVQRRQQLQEPEKNALLEKSELPKEESPLQLEDKIPVD, encoded by the exons acGCAGTCATGGTGAATGGCAGCGGGGCACACGAGCACGCCATTGATTTGGAGTCAAAGAGGGACGGGCACAGTGAAGGAAATGGAAGTGACGAGTCCAACGAGCAGGAGGTGATCGTCATCCAGGACACGGGCTTCACTGTAAAGATCCAGGCGCCCGCTACAGAGCCCTTTGACCTCCAG GTGTCACCTCAGGAGATGGTACAAGAAATCCACCAGGTGTTGATCGACCGAGAGGACACCTGCCACCGCACCTGTTTCTCGCTGCAGCTGGACGGGAATGTTTTGGCAAACTTTTCTGAGCTGAAGGCAATTGAAGGCTTGCAGGAGGGTTCCCTGCTTAAAGTGGTGGAAG AGCCATACACTGTGCGTGAAGCCCGGATCCACGTGCGTCATATCAGGGACCTATTAAAGAGCCTGGATCCGTCAGACGCCTATAATGGGGTGGACTGCAACTCTCTCTCCTTCCTCAGCATTTTTACCGATGGAGACCTTGGAG ACAGtgggaggaggaagaaaaagggTAGTGACTTGGAGCAAATTGACTGTACCCCCCCAGAACACATTCTTCCTGGCAGTAAAGAGCGCCCACTGGTACCCCTTCAGCCACAGAACAAAGACTGGAAG CCTATGCAGTGCCTGAAAGTCCTGACAATGAGTGGTTGGAACCCTCCTCCCGGTAATAGGAAGATGCACGGCGATCTCATGTACCTGTACATCGTGACAGTCGAAGAGCGCCACGTCAGTGTCACTGCCTCAACACGTGGCTTCTACCTCAACCA GTCGACTACCTACACCTTCAATCCTAAACCAGCCAACCCTAGTTTCTTGAGCCATTCTCTGGTGGAACTACTTAGCCAGATCAGTCCTGCCTTTAAAAAGAACTTCACTGCCCTGCAAAAGAAAAG GGTCCAGAGACATCCATTTGAGCGAATAGCCACACCTTTCCAGGTGTACAGCTGGACGTCACCTCAGGTTGACCACGCCATGGATTGTGTTCGAGCTGAGGATGCCTACACCTCCCGCTTGGGTTATGAAGAGCACATACCAGGACAG ACTAGAGACTGGAATGAAGAACTTCAGACAACGAGAGAGCTTCCTCGGAAGAACTTGCCGGACCGCCTCCTGAGGGAGCGAGCTATTTTCAAG GTCCACAGTGACTTTGCAGCAGCAGCCACACGTGGTGCTATGGCAGTCATAGATGGAAATGTCATGGCCATCAACCCTGGTGATGAAACACACATGCAGATGTTCATCTGGAACAACATTTTCTTCAGCCCGGGCTTTGACGTCCGGGATCATTATCGTGACCTGGGTGGGGACGCCGCTGCCCACGCTGCACCTACGAATGACTTGAATGGTGTGAGAGCGTACGGGGCAGTGGATGTGGAAGGACTTTACACGCTTGGCACAGTTGTGGTGGACTACAGAGGCTACCGTGTCACTGCCCAGTCAATAATCCCAGGCATACTGGAACGCGAGCAGGAGCAGAGCGTCATCTATGGCTCCATCGACTTTGGAAAGACAGTTGTGTCTCACAGCAAATACCTGGAGCTTTTGGCGAAGACCAGCAGGCCCCTCAAA GTACAAAGGTACAACGTGCTCAATGAGAAGAACGAATCTGTGGAGCTTTGCTCGTCAGTCGAATGTAAGGGCATCATTGGAAATGATGGCCGTCACTATATTCTGGACCTTCTTCGCACTTTTCCTCCTGACCTCAACTTCCTTCCTGTGGAGGGAGAGGAGTTGGCGCCGGATTGTCAGCGTCAGGGTTTCCCCCGCCAGCATCGCCATCGCCTCGCCTGCCTCCGACAGGAGCTCATTGAGGCCTTTGTAGAACACAG ATATCTTCTCTTCATGAAGATGGCTGCCCTACAACTCATGCAACAGAAAGCCAACAAAGaagcaaacaaaaatgaaaaacttccaGCCATCACTCAAACTTCGGAAACAGAGACCAGTTCTGACGCAACCCCAGCCACTGAGTCGGTTTCGACCACGAAAGACTCGAAAGATGGCCAGGTCCAAAAGGACAGCAACCACAGCGCAACTGACGAGAATGAATCGCTTTCAAAGGCAGTCACCAATGGGCCCTTGAGTGCTACAGCCACACAAAATGGGGAGTGCAAGAGCCCACTGGAGGGTAAGGACCTTGAGGAAAGTATTCCAGGATTAGCTCAGGCCAAAGAGCTGGCGGAGACCTTAGTTGCCGAAGATGGATCCGGTATTG AACCCAAAAGCCGCGAGGTTGTTCTCAATGCCTGCAAAGCAGTGGGCTCCATCAGCAACACGTCTTTCGACATCCGCTTCAATCCTGACATTTTTTCTCCAG GTGTCCGTTTCCCTGAAAACAGTGCTGATgaaatccaaaaacaaaaacagttacTCAAAGATTCTGCTGCCTTCCTCGTTTCCTGCCAGATACCGTCGCTG GTTAAAGACTGTTTGGACCAAAGCGCTGTGCCTGTGGATGGGGCCACACTGACTGAGGCGTTGCACCAGCGAGGCATCAATGTACGCTACTTGGGCACCGTCCTGGAGTTTCTGGACAAGACCCCTGCTAAAGCCCAGTTGGAACACTTTTAT AGAATAGGAATCACTGAGTTGATCACCAGATGTGCAAAACATATCTTCAAATCATACCTCCAG GGTGTGGAGCTTTCTGCTCTCTCTGCTGCTGTAAGCCATTTCCTCAACTGCTTCCTGAGCTCCTTCCCAGATGCTGTCACTCACCTGCCAGCTGATGAGTTGATTTCGCGCCGCAAAAGTCGCAAGCGGCGCAACAAGGTTCCCGGAAATGGGGACAACACGGCGTGGGCCAGCCTGACGCCCAATGAGTTGTGGAAGAACATTGCCACTGAGGCACAGAGCTACTATCACTTCACCTTCCAATG TGAAAATGTGGACCACGTAGTGGAGAAATACAGGCTTCAGAAAATCACTTTGCTCAGAGAAATATCAGTCAAAACAGGCGTACAA ATTCTACTAAGGGAGTATAACTTTGACAGCCGCCACAAGCCTACCTTTACAGAGGAGGACATTCTAAATATTTTCCCAGTAGTAAAGCATGTAAACCCCAAAGCCTCAGATGCCTTCCACTTCTTCCAGAGTGGCCAGGCCAAGGTGCAGCAAG GATTTTTAAAGGAGGGGTGTGAACTGATCAATGAGGCCCTCAACCTCTTCAACAATGTGTACGGAGCCATGCATGTGGAGATCTGTGCCTGCTTGCGCCTTTTGGCTCGCCTTAATTACATCTTGGGGGACCATGCTGAG GCACTCAGCAACCAGCAAAAGGCTGTTCTGATGAGCGAAAGAGTTCTCGGCATCGAGCACCCCAACACAATTCAAGAATAT ATGCATTTGGCGCTGTACTGCTTTGCCAACGGACAGCTATCAACGGCATTGAAGCTGCTTTACCGGGCTCGATACCTCTTGCTGCTGGTGTTCGGTGAGGATCATCCAGAGATGGCGCTACTAGAT agcaACATTGGGTTGGTACTGCACAGTGTTATGGAGTACGATTTATCTTTGAGATTTATGGAGAGTGCTTTGACTATCAACTCCAAGTACCATGGGGCCCGGTCTCTCAAAGTAGCCCTCAG CCATCATCTTGTCGCAAGAGTTTACGAAAGTAAAGCAGAGTTCCGCTCGGCGTTACAGCATGAAAAGGAAGGCTACACTATTTACAAGAACCAG ATGGGTGAGACTCATGAGAAAACCAAGGAAAGCTCAGAGTACCTCAAGTGCCTCACTCAACAGGCTGTTGCTCTGCAGAGAACAATGAATGATATCTACAAAAATGGCTCCAGCGCAAGCATCATGCCCCTCAAG TTCACTGCTCCTAGTATGGCCAACATCCTGGAACAGCTCAACATCATCAATGGCATTATTTTTATCCCTCTAAG CCACAAAGATCTGGAGAACTTGAAAGCAGAAGTACAACGGCGACAGCAACTACAGGAACCAGAGAAGAATGCGCTTTTGGAGAAGAGTGAGCTTCCCAAAGAAGAAAGTCCGCTGCAACTTGAGGACAAAATTCCTGTTGATTAA